The sequence below is a genomic window from Hyperolius riggenbachi isolate aHypRig1 chromosome 7, aHypRig1.pri, whole genome shotgun sequence.
gaaagaagtgcgcagactagaaaggaagtggcgaaaatctcagaattcaaaagataaacacacccttgtctctcaccgggaaagctaccaaaatgcgatcaccaagaaaaaatcctcctacctatcacaggagatcgcaaaggccgccaacagaccagcccaactattccgcacagttgatagactatgtaatccatcctgtctaaaacccactataactccctcaaaggagctatgtgagaaatttgcctgctactttgccgacaaagtatcttctattcggtctctcattcagtccacagcacccaagactcatgcaactaatggaaatagctgcaaaaacaacctaacaccctggactgatttcaaaagtattagtgaggaagagatctcagacatcctctgtcgtctccgccagacaacctgcgacctggaccctggaccaactaaacatatgctgaaatgccctgacctgcttagtccagcatttcacaaaatagtaaattgctctctgcaagcagggaggtttcctacctctctaaaagaaggaatcatcaagccccttcttaaaaaaccttccatggatccagatgttatgagcagctacagacctgtctccaacctccccttcttaggtaaagttattgaaaaggctgtctatctgcaacttgaaaccaggctgtcagtaaacaacatcctggaccctctacaatctggctttaagaaacaccacagctgcgaaacagccctcatccaagtctgcaacgatctgctcatggcaagggacagaggggaatgctccatcctaatcctgttggatctctcagctgcttttgatacagttgaccatgaaatcctgcttaacagactgcaggagtactgtggcatcagtggatcagtcctctagtggttcagatcattcctgactgacagaacacagagagtatccctaggacctataatgtccaaacctgcacctctacaattcggagtgccacaaggatcaatcctatcccctctgctgtttgcaatctacatgttgccactcggtacacttatccaacgacatggcctgacgtaccactgctacgccgatgacacacagctatacctgtccttcaaacctggtggaacagaccctaccccaaaaataaactcttgcttagctgtgcttcaggcatggatgaatgataactggttgaaactgaatgctgacaaaactgaggtcctgtttgtccaaagccagtgctcgccatcaaaacagctctatcctaaagcaacaccaatcaggattgggaattcagacaaacagctccaaccttgtgcgcagccttggcgtactaatcgatggggaattgagtttcagaaatcaaatttcatctgtagttaaatcttccttctttcatctgaaaaacattgcaaagattaaacatctgattcccccagaggatcttcaaaccctagtccacgccttcatcacatcacggctggactactgcaatgccctttatgctggcctccccaaaaaagacctgcgtcgcctgtaattagtgcagaatgctgctgccagattgctaacaaaccagcctcgctactgtcacattacaccgatccttcgctcactgcactggctaccagtagaatggagaatactcttcaagattggactgctgacattcaaatccctgcacaatctgggccctggatacatgaaggacttgctgaagctgcaccacacctctcacaacctcagatcagcaagttctataaacttggtcactcccagagtgcacctcaaaaaatctggagacagagccttctgtcatgctgcccctactctttggaactccctaccacacccagtaaagacagcactatccctggagctattcaaatccagactgaaaagccacctgtttagcctggcatttccagatttataaaattcttcctctgtaccacgatggtcggagccatgcttatgcgctttgagtcccacgggagaaaagcgctttacaaatgttatttgttgttgttgttgtacaaattcattaggagtcggagtctgtgcattttttcccgactccgactccaggcacccaaaattgcccgactccacgactccgactccacgactccgactccacagccctgtttcatgctaagcacattaagaactctataattcacagccaagcaataaggtacaaccggatttgttctgacaggatggacagagacaagcacctggatcgccttaagaacactttcattaaacaaggttacagtcctcatatggctgaggcccaaatcaggaaagccagcaacatccccaggactgaactcctgaaatataagcaaaaccagaaagaggaacgtgtccctttagtTGTCACCtataacccacacctggaaatcttaaggaggattgctaaggaactacatcccattttacacaaggatcacagactgagaacgatatttcctaaacctccactcgtcatattggcaaccacacaatctaaaacagatgattgtcaggagttctttgaataggcctcaacaaaacggaacatcaccctgccaacaaaaaatatgtgggacctgcagacacatttactccactgacagggtaaggataccaggttcacaacaggagtacagagtacaaggtacattttcctgtggttccaccaatctggtatatctgatcatgtgtgctaaatgccccaatgttatgtacgtgggagaaactggacaaactctgcgcaaacgtatgaatggacacaggcacactattaaagataccaaatctggactcccagttgctacacactttcggtccaacggacacagcatggaggatcttcgtgtcactgccctgaagggtggcttcaaaacgtcaaatgatcgtttaatagcagaaacaaaatttataaattggttcaaagctgtgcagaacggtttgaataaggacaacaactttctatattggtatgagactgatgatatttgaacttttctcagccattatagctgaacttgtgaactaagaatttacgatacctctgtgtcagtccaactcccaggtatgtgagcagggagtaaacaaggatcctgatcttagcttacaacctctaaccccaggtcgatggactgtgtgaattaaggcatcttaatgacatgtttttatgcttgaaaaaatatctgttttcccttttgatgttgcatgtatataagctgtctgtaccaccagtttgcaaactaacaggatataagccagacgaaggctgcaaggcagaaagcttgcttatttttattcatttttagttagccaaaaaatggtatcatcctgatataaaacttcttgcttttactgatggctaacacggtacaataccctactgctactgctTTCATTATAACCAAGTTAACGcctgaggtaagattttacatagCTTGCACTTTCTTATCATTAATCTCTTCCTTTCATCATTCTGATGTCCTACTGTCTAATATACTAAGTTATTTACTACTTACAGTAAATCAGTTTGTTAAGTAAACAAGTTGAGCTAAGCTATGGGGGACACACTGCTAGCCATGGCTGGGATTGCCCTAcactgagtgtgtgagtgtgagtgtgttttaaatagttttaaaatGGATCATGCTGCGAATGGTGAATAAATTGTGCGGATTTTACTTAAGGGCATTGTTGTGCTTTGAGGTATATTGGAATGCTGATTATATAAACAGAGCTGTGTGGCTATATGGAGAGGTCAGATACAGGCTGCTGTATGAAGTTGGATACATTAAGGCAAAGAAAATACTTGGCTTATTTGCACAAATAAatatctggtgagcaggggagaaaaggggggggtgaCCCTGGTAATGGCCCCTCATGTCCCAATTTTGTATGCTTCTTGGCAAATCACACCTGTGGAGAATAATCAGCCAGCCGTTCCAGCTGCATTATGATCTGATATTTATGTTTAATCTTTAAAGGTGTATAGCGATTCAAGAGGACTTGTGGCGTATGCTTGCTTCAGGTTACACTTGAACATTGAGCGTTCTGTGAATTGGATTGTAGGTGTATGGGACTATAGGGTGGTCTTATGCGCTGCGCTCCACCACATAAAGGACACTATAGGATAGCGTAAGATTTTAAGCAAAGATTACACTAGTGCAATTCATGGCGTAATTCAGGGTCCGGCTATTTCCTATAGCTGTAAAAACATTACTGCGCAGGTCATAGATGCAGAAAAGACCTGTTTCTGCCTTTTCCCCAAAGTAAAATGTGTCAAATATGTTTAGAGTGACCCTGCGCTGGAATAGTACGCCCCAGGAGGGTTCAGGAAGCCTCTTGACTACATAGAGCATTACCATTTACTGAGGTAAGTGTTcaatttaatttacatttttttgctacaggtacactttaagactatATGTAATCTTTAGGCCCTGTACACACTGTAAATCGCCAAGCGCAATGATTTTAAAATCCCACGCTTGCGTTTTTGTGatgcattttgcttgcatttttCTTGTGATTGGCTAAAATATCTTtatcaggaaattgcatggtctcctgggatttgaccttaaaaaaaacgcaatgcagcGCGTTTTTGTCTGTGATTTTTCAAAAGCAGCACACATAAAATGCTGCAGTCACGGTGATTGCTATTTTCTAAAATCGCATTGCACCACTGTGTACAGTTCATTactattttcattatttttaaaaagtctTTGCGATTGAAAAAATGTATGCGATTATAAGATGCAGTACAACACAGTCCGTGTGTACAAGCCCTTACACAATAACTTTTCAAGAGCTTTCTGTGGTACAGCATGTTCGTATCCTGCAGCTTTATTACTGCTGCAAAATATTTATGGTCTGTAAGAAGTACAGCTATAAAAGAATGTCATTCGTATCAAACTCTCACCTGATCCCCATAAGCATGACGTCCAATGATGATAGGCTTGACCCATCCAGAAATAAGTCTGGGAATGTTCTTGCAAATGATGGCCTCCCTAAATACAGTTCCCCCCAGAATGTTTCTGATGGTTCCATTAGGGGACTTCCACATTTGCTTTAGTTTGAACTCCTCTACTCTTTTCTCATCAGGAGTTATCGTAGCGCACTTAATTCCAACATTATACTTTTTTATTGCTTCAGCAGCTTCAACAGTGACCTTATCATCAGTCAAGTCACGAGACTCAATACCAAGATCATAACTGTAAGGATAGATACATGTAAAGCATTAAAGGGTTAAAATATCATCATGCACACTGTACTACTGCCATTGCCCTGTAAACCACAAACAATTATATATATTACATTATTATATATATTTGGTGAATAAAGGGGATTTGGGTTCTGACTATGTATAATGAGACAGAGACATTTGTTCAAATATAGTATTTTGTGTAGCATCCTTAAATTCGCAGATGCACTGACCAATAAGATTTGTCATTCCAAAGGAATTTGTAAGACCAACCCCAGCTAAAAATTCAAAGATGCAATATATCTGGGAAGCAGTGAAATACTAGCACACTTGCACTTCAATGTATTATATGGACAATCTTAGGACAGTCTTAAAAATAAATTCAAAGTTGCTTTTGCTGGGTTTCCTTAAACCTTtccgagacaaaaaaaaaaaaagttttcttccCTCTAATAAGTTTATCAGAAGTCAAAGCGAAGAAAACTGGTGTTTAACCCCTTTActcatttaggcccggttcacattagcggctgctatccggaatcgccttgccggagccgtgccggagccggaccgcatgcggaccggacgaaacggacgcacggcatagcaatgaaagtctatgcgaccgttcacatgcgtccgtttcgtccggaccggagccggaccggatccggactccggcgtccgttccaacatgcgctattttttggtccggctggtccggctgacgtatccggaccggagccggaatgttgcatccggccaatggaaaccaatgagaaccggagagcgcacaacacactggctataaaaaccggatgttgtaccacacttcctatgctgactctatggtatggtggccattttggatggggaccacatggcaccagcgttcacagagtggagcagcagtgacttcatgctggagctctttggcagcaatatggagcaggatctgtctgatagcgagggggtgaggccctacacatcagaagacctcatcctacaggtgcagcaggtaccagccctgtgggacaagggggatgcggaccacagcaacatcaaaaaatgcagaggcctgtggaaaaaaattgccaagctgtatgtggaggactttgagcacttgagcaagagacagcaaggcacagagggtatgttgactagaagttttttgggggggcttgtggtttaagcttgtgatgtattccacttttgctatggatttgtgtcacccacgtgttgcccacccaccagtggcccacccacctgttccccacccacctgtaccccacctgtgatgtatcccacccacctgtaccccacctgtgatgtatcccacccacctgtaccccacctgtgatgtatcccacctgtgatgtatcccacccacctgtaccccacctgtgatgtatcccacccacctgtaccccacctgtgatgtatcccacccacctgtaccccacctgtgatgtatcccacccacctgtaccccacctgtgatgtatcccacccacctgtaccccacctgtgatgtaccccacctgtgctgtatcccacccacctgtgatgtatcccacccacctgtaccccacctgtgatgtatcccacccacctgtaccccacctgtgatgtatcccacccacctgtaccccacctgtgatgtatcccacccacctgtaccccacctgtgatgtaccccacctgtgctgtatcccacccacctgtgatgtatcccacccacctgtaccccacctgtgatgtatcccacctgtgatgtatcccacccacctgtaccccacctgtgatgtatcccacccacctgtaccccacctgtgatgtatcccacccacctgtaccccacctgtgatgtaccccacctgtgctgtatcccacccacctgtgatgtatcccacccacctgtaccccacctgtgatgtatcccacccacctgtaccccacctgtgatgtatcccacccacctgtaccccacctgtgatgtatcccacctgtgatgtatcccacccacctgtaccccacctgtgatgtatcccacccacctgtaccccacctgtgatgtatcccacccacctgtaccccacctgtgatgtatcccacccacctgtaccccacctgtgatgtatcccacctgtgatgtatcccacccacctgtaccccacctgtgatgtatcccacccacctgtaccccacctgtgatgtatcccacccacctgtaccccacctgtcatgtatcccacccacctgtaccccacctgtcatgtatcccacccacctgtaccccacctgtgatgtaccccacctgtgctgtatcccacccacctgtgatgtatcccacccacctgcgatgtaccccacctgtgcacataaaacatacacaatgaccaattattaaacatcaatttatggtaaaaaattaagacatttaaaatcacttaaaaacttgaaactccaaaataaacacatttcaacaaaacatattaaaaaccaaacattcaccctcgtcctggtggtgtggtaaaataaagtctcagttggtccctgttccgcagtgacactacccttggcctggttgcatacctccgcaggggcattagtggaagcacattcgggggttccggagtctctctttcctcctgccgcacaaagttgtggaggatgcatgctgccttcaccacgacaactgcgttgcccggtttcagcagcatgggcgtgtggaacaccctccactttgacaccaggatcccgaaagtgcactccaccattctccttgcacggctcaaccgagcattgaagtgtagctggctggcatcaagtcccctgtctgggtacggacgcattacatggtcggacagggcgaaggcctcgtcccccacaaacacataggggtaggccggtgcccttgtcccaggccagggtctgtcacgggggagacgcagtctgccttcctccatcagccagcaaagggtcgtacgctggaaaattccagagtcattggaactaccgtacgaccccacatccacgtacacaaacttgtagtccgcatctgccactgccattagaacaatgctgaagtattttttatagttgaaataatggctgccactccccacgggtttctgaatccggatgtgtttcccatccagtgcgccaacacaattaggaaacttgcactcggtccagaagccctgggcgatctcctcccatttcgtggtgtccggcacaggcatgtatctggccctcagtcgcgtccaaaggatcctcgaagtcctcacgacgatgcctgccaccgtgctcttcccaatacgaaatgtgacatgtagcgatgtatatgtttgtccagttgcgatgtacctacaagagaaataatcgaaatcaatttttcatgtcgttacaggagaaaggttcaagacaaggtggcgcaatatacgggatgcatacgtgaaatggctacggaagaaaaaacttgctgaacgaagtggcagtggcgggggaaggcgacaaaaaaactaccaatttgccaagcaattgtctttcatcaatgcaagcctggaacctagactgtaagtaccactactgtgggcaggaactgagagctcatttaccatgacttcggccatgtattgctatggcctcaattcccatggctagcgaacttttctcacaagctttatcaaatgttgggtagaaacggttgataaagtgtttgctagtgtttgctagctctgtgaattgacgccacatgctgtttggcacaccaataaatattgtttttatctacaggactgaagacaatttggagcaagaggaaccgacccaggaggcacggttcagcagtgaggagagcttggtggatgatgacgtcgccgatgtaacctattgccccgaggagaggagtaggaggagggagtccttaatcccaactctctcctttgatgatgacttggcagaagagagcttggatgttgaggttgcaggaccgagtgtggaagaagctgcacctccacaatcgaccgctatggaagctccaggggaacaagaacaaagtgaggagcaccgagagactgcagcacaaccagcgcgcagggcaaccccgacacaggccagaggacgggaagatgctgccacaccaccagtgaggaccaccacaccagtgaggcgtcgaggtaccctccccccaacaaggagagagacagagtccgagatgtccggggctgtctccggacttctcgggattcttcagagccaccaaactctcataacccggcagttgcaagatgaggacaggggccagatcatggagcagtacaagtcccacatcacttcactgcaatgtgagctcgacgctgtacatgggcactacagggacgagcttaaaatgattcatgagatgcacagaggagaaatcgaccaactgcgtgcgcagcatcatcagtcggtgggccagctgcagaacatgatgcagcaaatgcatcaacaaagcaaggaactactgaaattgcaggcacacccgtgttttcacactgtgatgtctctaataccatatttggaaaaggtgccttcccaaaacctgatggcgtgccattccaatttgctggaggtgattaaacagcacatggacacgccattattgcaaccaccaatttttagacccccacaaccaacagcggtgcccacctggcaatcatcacagatgtacaccggctacagaggcagtcaatatgggccaccgctgtcagggtccagctcatccacgaccagcacccaagagagtccagatttccaggcagcaactcccaccttttctagtagtggtgccgatacaatttgaaaaaaaaagtcaaattgttcctggacatgctcctctgaatacctccgatcctcggaggaaggataccatcacagggctttttagcccaaccttttccctgccccatctccttcaaccaaggttcagaggtgttcagatgaccatgtcagggaacttttggttttgctggacttgaactttagggcctggtgtccccgaaagacactacctgggtcacaaccttgtgcctgttgcactgcacctgtagtcctgcacctgtgcctttgattcctcttgttccttactttgttgttcctaatcacttgcacaagacccttggagccatgggtgaaggacaccttcactggtcggtgagaggcctagccttttcactgacctgtgtccttcatccatggctcagagggtcctgtgccagtggttaggttttagaagcactaataatttagggcctggtgtccccgaaagacactacctgggtcacaaccttgtgcctgttgcactgcacctgtagtcctgcacctgtgcctttgattcctcttgttccttactttgttgttcctaaccacttgcacaagaccctttgaaccatggatgaaggacaccttgactggtcggtgagaggcctagccttttcactgacctgtgtccttcatccatggctcagagggtcctgtgccagtggttaggttttagaagcactaataatttagggcctggtgtccccgaaagacactacctgggtcacaaccttgtgcctgttgcactgcacctgtagtcctgcacctgtgcctttgattcctcttgttccttactttgttgttcctaaccacttgcacaagaccctttgaaccatggatgaaggacaccttgactggtcggtgagaggcctagccttttcactgacctgtgtccttcacccatggctcagagggtcctgtgccagtggttaggtttttaaagcacttcaattttagggcctggtgtccccgaaagacactgcctgggtcacaaccttgtgcctgttgcactgcacctgtagtcatgcacctctgccatcggttcctcttgctcctcactttgttcttgttcctaaccacttgcacaagaccctttgaaccatggatgaaggacaccttgactggtcggtgagaggcctagccttttcactgacctgtgtccttcacccatggctcagagggtcctgtgccagtggttaggtttttgaagcacttcaatttattagggcctggtgtccccgaaagacactacctgggtcacaaccttgtgcctgttgcactgcacctgtagtcatgcacctctgccatcggttcctcttgctcctcactttgttcttgttcctaaccacttgcacaagaccctttgaaccatggatgaaggacaccttgactggtcggtgagaggcctagccttttcactgacctgtgtccttcacccatggctcagagggtcctgtgccagtggttaggtttttaaagcacttcaattttagggcctggtgtccccgaaagacactacctgggtcacaaccttgtgcctgttgcactgcacctgtagtcctgctcctctgccatcggttcctcttgctcctcactttgttcttgttcctaaccacttgcacaagaccctttgaacattggatgaaggacaccttgactggtcggtgagaggcctagccttttcactgacctgtgtccttcacccatggctcagagggtcctgtgccagtggttaggtttttaaagcacttcaattttagggcctggtgtccccgaaagacactacctgggtcacaaccttgtgcctgttgcactgcacctgtagtcctgctcctctgccatcggttcctcttgctcctcactttgttcttgttcctaaccacttgcacaagaccctttgaaccatggatgaaggacaccttgactggtcggtgagaggcctagccttttcactgacctgtgtccttcacccatggctcagagggtcctgtgccagtggttaggtttttaaagcacttcaattttagggcctggtgtccccgaaagacactacctgggtcacaaccttgtgcctgttgcactgcacctgtagtcctgctcctctgccatcggttcctcttgctcctcactttgttcttgttcctaatcacttgcacaagacccttgaaaccatggatgaaggacacctacactggtcggtgagaggcctagccttttcactgacctgtgtccttcatccatggctcagagggtcctgtgccagtggttaggtttttgaagcactaataatttagggccttttgtccccaaaagacactacctgtagtcctgctcctctgccatcggttcctcttgctcctcactttgttcttgttcctaatcacttgcacaagacccttggagccatggatgaaggacaccttgactggtcggtgagaggcctagccttttcactgacctgtgtccttcatccatggctcagagggtcctgtgccagtggttaggtttttgaagcacttcaatttattagggcctggtgtccccgaaagacacttgggcagctatgccctgcaactcttccagcacaaagttggtggttggtgttccttaaaactgaccgggctataccatagatatgttatttttttgtcttccatgttggaagaatgtttccatgttggaaagtggttgtttttgcaataaaaaaaatttgtttttacatacctcagtgtgatgagtagttgttcttgtggtgtgactgctctcctgaacgtggtatccttcttcctaaggtcatccttcaccatctccaaaagggtatcaaacctgtcaggagatgtaaaggaagaagctgtaaagtatgttgtgggacaaggtgttgggtggaggatgggggaggtgtgtttacagaggtttgggagtgttgtggagggtgggggtgtagtgtatagctaggtatacaggggtgtgggggtcagggtggtgtgtttagctaggtatacagggatgaggtgttgtgggggtgagggtggggtgtttaggaatggtgggggttggtgtatttaggcctatatacttacaggggaatagacatccgagtgtagctgtagaacttctgtgggtgtcgtctgaggtcccggtagagggcctggaactctcccttcctctgcctcctggctagtagagggtgcacccaccatctcctgcgaggagcacgccttctccccacatagtagtaggtaaacaacaggaaggagagaattcccaggtaataagcgtaaaaaatgactggatccatggtcccaactgctgtctctgtatccaaggatggtctccacacatccagctgtctccaacaatgaccccagagcttctgctgacctcccagaaccccaggtatttatacaggttggtatctctttaagaatccggatccggaccgcaaccgtgttcataccgcacggaaaccgtatgcaaacggaccggatccggaccggatccggacaggaaccgtacggttcaggtccgatccggctccggtgcggtccggacatccggtgcggtttttgcaaaaccgcaagtgtgaacggggccttacctgGGACTTggaggcatctgggggtccccttattAAAGATTCTGCCatgagtctcccccccccccccccccactccaatcTCAG
It includes:
- the LOC137524735 gene encoding uncharacterized protein; this encodes MEAPGEQEQSEEHRETAAQPARRATPTQARGREDAATPPVRTTTPVRRRGTLPPTRRETESEMSGAVSGLLGILQSHQTLITRQLQDEDRGQIMEQYKSHITSLQCELDAVHGHYRDELKMIHEMHRGEIDQLRAQHHQSVGQLQNMMQQMHQQSKELLKLQAHPCFHTVMSLIPYLEKVPSQNLMACHSNLLEVIKQHMDTPLLQPPIFRPPQPTAVPTWQSSQMYTGYRGSQYGPPLSGSSSSTTSTQESPDFQAATPTFSSSGADTI